CTGACCGGGTGGTCCGGGTTGCCCATAATCGCCGTCAGCTTCGTCTTGTTGCGCAAATAGCCCACGATGCCGCAGCCCGCCGGACACGCCCGGCAGACGGAGGGGATCGGTTCATCCATGCGGCTGCTCGTGCGCATCACGTGCCCGTAGAAGGCGCGGCCGAGGCCCTCCACGCCGAGCACCGCCGCGCCGGCTAGACCCCAGGAAATGAAATGGCGTCGAGCAATCCGCACCCTTACCTCACATCAAGGGCAGCACTTGACCGCCGAAGACGGTCACGTACCGCATAAAGAAAATACCGATCACGACCCCGGCGCACGCCAAGGCCAGCACCCAATGGTTGCGGCGCAGCGCAGGCACGAAGCACACGATCATCGGCAGCACCTTGCCCAGCAGGTTCTCCACGACCACAAACAGCGGCGTGAAGCTGCCGCCGAGCACCAGCCACGTCATCTCCTGCGCGCCTTCGTGGCTGATCGAGAGCACCGCGATGTCCGAGAACGTCAGGAACAAGTCGGCAACAATCGTCCAGCCCAGCAGCTTGGCCAAGCCGTCGACGATTTCACTCGGGACGGCGCGCTCGTCGCGGACGAAACGGAAGAAGCCCATCACCAGCAGAATCATCAAGGCCAGCCCGGAAACGATCGCCGAGACCAAAAACAGCGTCGGCATCAGCGCCGTGTTCCAGTACGCGCGGGCTTTGCCGAACGCGAGGATGAAGCCGGTATAGCCGTGCGTGGCGATAGCCGTCGGGATGCCGATGCGGCCCAAAAGTTTCGTCATGCGGTCGTTGCCGCGGAACATGTAGATGGCGTAGAAAACGCACACGACGGGATAGGCCACCAACAGAAACGCGCCGTAGGTCATCGGGCTCGAGAAATTCAGGTACGTGAAGTGGTTCCAGATCGAGCGGATCGGCCAGCCGACCTGCATCAGCAGCGCGACCGGCGCGATAAACAGGCAGGTCGTCGCCGTGACCACCGCCAGCCGACTGATCGGTTTGTAGAGCTTCATGCCGAAGCCGTAGCTCATCGTCGAGACCACGAAGCTGCCCGCCGAGAGACCCGTGAAATAGAAGTAGATCGAAATCAGCCAGGCGAAGGTTGTCTGGTGATGAACGTCGTACAGCAATCGGGTCGCCGCGTGTTCCACTAGCGCCACTTCCATTCGAATTCGCGTTTGGTCGCAAACACCTGCTCGTCAAAATCGATGTAGTACACCCGCGGGTCGGTGCCCATCTCGGGTTGGATGACCGCCACGTCGTTCGCCGCGATCAGGCGGCTGATTTCACTCTCTGGGTCGTTGAGATCGCCGAACACCCGCGCCCCCATCGGGCACGCGACCACACAGGCCGGCTCCAAACCGGCGTCTACGCGGTGGTGGCACCAATTGCATTTCTCCACGATGCGCTTAATCGGGTGCAGATACCGCACCTGGTACGGACACGCCGCCATGCAGTAGCGGCAGCCGACGCAGCGGTGCGGGTCGAAGGTCACGATGCCGTCGGCCCGCTTACGATTGGCGCCCACCGGACACACCGTTACGCAGATCGGGTCTTCGCAATTGTTGCACAGCAGCGGCAGAAACTTTTGCCGCGTGTGCGGATAGGGCCCTTTTTCCACCTTCTTGACCCACGAGCGCCAGACGCCCAGGGGCACGTCATTTTCCATTTTGCAAACCACTTCGCACGTCTGGCAGCCGATGCACTTACGCAGGTCGATGAGGAAGCCGTAACGCACCTTGCTAGTCATCGGTGGCCTCCTTTTCGTCATGCTGACCTGTGCCGGCGCGAATCGCCACGTCCCGCACGGCCTGCTCGCGCCGTCGCTTCTCACGCAAAATCAAGTACGCTGCCGACGCGATCTCCGGGCCGGAGTTGCCCACCGGACACTTCGCCGCGCACTTGCCGCAGCCGACGCAGAATTTCGACAACTCCACGACGCGCTCGATATTG
The DNA window shown above is from Candidatus Lernaella stagnicola and carries:
- a CDS encoding 4Fe-4S dicluster domain-containing protein; the encoded protein is MTSKVRYGFLIDLRKCIGCQTCEVVCKMENDVPLGVWRSWVKKVEKGPYPHTRQKFLPLLCNNCEDPICVTVCPVGANRKRADGIVTFDPHRCVGCRYCMAACPYQVRYLHPIKRIVEKCNWCHHRVDAGLEPACVVACPMGARVFGDLNDPESEISRLIAANDVAVIQPEMGTDPRVYYIDFDEQVFATKREFEWKWR
- the nrfD gene encoding NrfD/PsrC family molybdoenzyme membrane anchor subunit is translated as MEVALVEHAATRLLYDVHHQTTFAWLISIYFYFTGLSAGSFVVSTMSYGFGMKLYKPISRLAVVTATTCLFIAPVALLMQVGWPIRSIWNHFTYLNFSSPMTYGAFLLVAYPVVCVFYAIYMFRGNDRMTKLLGRIGIPTAIATHGYTGFILAFGKARAYWNTALMPTLFLVSAIVSGLALMILLVMGFFRFVRDERAVPSEIVDGLAKLLGWTIVADLFLTFSDIAVLSISHEGAQEMTWLVLGGSFTPLFVVVENLLGKVLPMIVCFVPALRRNHWVLALACAGVVIGIFFMRYVTVFGGQVLPLM